A window of the Oscillospiraceae bacterium genome harbors these coding sequences:
- a CDS encoding phosphatase — MRLIADLHTHTIASTHAYSTLQENVAAAAKQGLAAVAITDHGVTMPGAPGRWYFQNLSMLPRYIDGVMVLRGQETNIIDYEGNVDQQADCIHDLDWLIASIHGVCMPKDDEPTPEKVTHLWEQICRNPRINVIGHCGLRRYPFDYERVIPQFGAAGKLVEINEGTFRSRPDSIPNCRKIAALCKKYRVPVVVDSDAHFSALIGDCPRSLQLLQELDFPEELVVNASTERLKAYLAKHTGVFGSFIS; from the coding sequence ATGAGGCTGATTGCCGATTTGCACACGCACACGATCGCTTCTACGCACGCGTACAGTACACTGCAGGAAAACGTGGCCGCTGCAGCAAAGCAGGGCCTTGCGGCGGTTGCTATTACCGACCATGGGGTCACCATGCCCGGCGCGCCCGGCAGATGGTATTTTCAAAATTTATCTATGCTGCCGCGCTATATCGATGGCGTCATGGTCTTGCGTGGGCAGGAAACGAATATTATAGACTATGAGGGAAACGTTGATCAGCAGGCCGACTGCATCCATGACCTAGACTGGCTGATTGCCTCCATTCACGGCGTCTGCATGCCTAAGGACGATGAACCTACGCCTGAAAAAGTAACGCATCTGTGGGAGCAGATCTGCAGAAATCCACGCATCAATGTAATTGGCCACTGCGGCCTGCGCCGGTATCCGTTCGATTACGAGCGGGTAATTCCACAGTTTGGCGCAGCGGGCAAGCTGGTCGAAATCAACGAGGGTACGTTTCGCAGTCGCCCAGATTCTATCCCAAACTGCCGCAAAATTGCGGCGCTGTGTAAAAAGTACCGTGTACCGGTTGTTGTTGACAGCGACGCCCACTTTTCTGCGCTGATTGGCGACTGCCCCCGCTCGCTGCAGCTGCTGCAGGAACTGGACTTTCCGGAAGAGCTGGTCGTAAACGCCAGCACAGAGCGGCTGAAAGCATACCTTGCAAAGCACACCGGTGTGTTTGGCAGCTTTATTTCATAA